In Dehalococcoidia bacterium, a single genomic region encodes these proteins:
- a CDS encoding ABC transporter permease gives MVRFLVRRFIFMILALIGATMLVFFMSRAGGRDPRYLYAQAGGYGLSPAMWEELGRRLHLDKPLIVQYLLWLGDTMRGDLGESLMDRRPVAEKIAERIPNTLRLALAAWLFATFVGVPLGVLSAVKRGTVWDYIARAFAMMGQAAPPFWVGLMAILLFSVQLRLLPTGTMGEGIAIRNYIMPSITLGWLAAAGYLRLTRSAMLEVLDAEFIKLARAKGVSEWMVIWKHAFRNALIPPLTLSAIILAGFLAGAVVVETVFSWPGVGRLAYESVLNDDFPQITACVLVFTAGYLVLNFLTDLAYAVIDPRIRIS, from the coding sequence ATGGTTCGCTTCCTCGTCCGCCGGTTCATCTTTATGATCCTGGCCCTCATCGGGGCCACCATGCTGGTGTTCTTCATGTCCCGAGCCGGCGGACGCGACCCGCGCTACCTGTATGCCCAGGCCGGCGGGTACGGCCTCTCCCCCGCCATGTGGGAGGAGTTGGGACGGCGCCTCCACTTGGACAAGCCCCTCATCGTCCAGTATCTCCTCTGGTTAGGGGACACCATGCGAGGGGATTTGGGGGAGTCGCTTATGGACCGCCGGCCTGTGGCCGAAAAGATAGCGGAGCGGATTCCCAACACCCTGCGGTTAGCCCTAGCGGCGTGGCTGTTCGCCACCTTTGTGGGAGTGCCCCTGGGGGTGCTCTCGGCCGTCAAGCGGGGCACCGTCTGGGACTATATCGCACGCGCCTTCGCCATGATGGGCCAGGCGGCCCCCCCCTTCTGGGTGGGCCTGATGGCCATTCTCCTCTTCTCCGTCCAACTGCGCCTGCTCCCCACCGGCACCATGGGGGAGGGCATCGCCATCCGCAACTACATCATGCCCTCCATAACTTTGGGGTGGCTGGCGGCGGCGGGCTATTTGCGCCTCACCCGCTCGGCCATGCTGGAGGTGCTGGACGCCGAGTTCATCAAGTTGGCCCGGGCCAAGGGGGTCAGCGAGTGGATGGTCATCTGGAAACACGCCTTCCGCAACGCCCTCATCCCCCCGCTGACCCTCTCGGCCATTATTTTGGCGGGCTTCCTGGCGGGCGCCGTCGTGGTGGAGACGGTGTTCTCCTGGCCCGGGGTGGGCCGCCTGGCCTATGAGTCCGTGCTCAACGACGACTTCCCCCAGATTACCGCATGCGTGCTGGTGTTCACGGCCGGGTACCTGGTGCTCAACTTCCTCACCGACTTGGCCTATGCCGTCATTGACCCCCGTATCCGCATCAGTTAG
- a CDS encoding ABC transporter permease, producing MANVTVAVPRNRLVLALPGKAFSALTRWPVIPLVILTTMVFTAIFAPVLAPHDPVKASLVKRNIPPAWTAKGTSEHLLGTDPVGRDILSRLMFGARVSLMVVGISLATGLLVGTTLGIIAGYFGGLLDEIISRFVDIWLSLPLIVLALAIVIVFGQSFGVMIGLLALLAWAPFVRNVRAEVMVLKTKDYVALAKVAGASTLRIMVTHILPGVLNTVIVIATLRVGQLILFEAILSFLGAGIPPPTPAWGVMVADGRDYVHSAWWVSFFPGLAIFLVVMSLNFLGDWMRDRFDPRLRQL from the coding sequence ATGGCCAATGTAACTGTCGCTGTTCCCCGCAACCGCCTGGTGCTGGCCCTGCCGGGCAAAGCCTTCTCCGCCCTTACCCGTTGGCCGGTTATCCCCCTGGTCATCCTCACCACAATGGTCTTTACAGCCATTTTCGCCCCCGTTTTGGCCCCGCACGATCCGGTCAAGGCTAGCCTGGTCAAGCGCAACATCCCCCCCGCCTGGACGGCGAAGGGCACCTCCGAACATCTGCTGGGCACCGACCCCGTCGGACGGGATATCCTCAGCCGTCTGATGTTCGGAGCGCGGGTCTCCCTGATGGTGGTGGGCATCTCCTTGGCCACAGGCCTGCTGGTGGGGACGACCTTGGGCATCATCGCCGGGTATTTCGGGGGCCTGTTGGACGAAATCATCAGCCGTTTTGTGGACATCTGGCTGTCCTTACCCCTGATCGTCTTGGCGTTGGCCATCGTCATCGTTTTCGGGCAGAGTTTCGGAGTGATGATCGGTCTTTTGGCCCTTTTGGCGTGGGCACCCTTCGTCCGCAATGTGCGGGCGGAGGTCATGGTGCTCAAGACAAAGGACTATGTGGCTCTGGCCAAGGTGGCGGGAGCCTCTACTTTGCGCATTATGGTTACCCACATCCTCCCCGGCGTCTTGAACACCGTGATCGTCATCGCCACCCTGCGGGTGGGGCAACTGATCCTCTTTGAGGCCATCCTCAGTTTCCTGGGTGCGGGCATCCCCCCGCCTACACCTGCCTGGGGTGTCATGGTGGCTGACGGGCGCGACTATGTGCACAGCGCTTGGTGGGTCTCTTTCTTCCCCGGCCTGGCCATCTTCCTGGTGGTCATGAGCCTCAACTTCTTGGGCGACTGGATGCGCGACCGCTTTGACCCGCGCCTGCGCCAACTGTAA